One Paenibacillus riograndensis SBR5 DNA segment encodes these proteins:
- a CDS encoding GyrI-like domain-containing protein, with product MAEYTLEQKDSFTVIGLGTELKSDYTDFVGINKEKTDFWQNVSQDGRLEHLKSISTNDYVFAVSEAVNGKMMYYAGVMTEAAAPEEARVIHFPKGEYLVVKGEAQTADELNNRLAGVAFGQALGEAKNVAYVGGPNTTVEMGHRNGMVYGEMWIPVVRK from the coding sequence ATGGCAGAGTATACCTTGGAGCAAAAAGACAGCTTTACCGTTATTGGTTTAGGAACTGAGCTTAAGAGTGATTATACAGACTTCGTTGGCATCAACAAGGAAAAAACAGATTTTTGGCAGAACGTAAGCCAAGATGGAAGGCTTGAGCATTTAAAATCCATATCCACCAATGACTACGTATTTGCTGTGAGCGAAGCGGTGAACGGCAAAATGATGTATTATGCCGGCGTCATGACCGAGGCAGCGGCACCGGAAGAGGCCAGAGTAATTCATTTTCCAAAGGGAGAATACCTGGTTGTTAAAGGGGAAGCGCAGACAGCCGATGAATTAAATAATAGGCTTGCAGGCGTTGCTTTTGGCCAAGCCTTGGGGGAAGCAAAGAATGTTGCCTATGTCGGGGGCCCTAACACAACGGTTGAGATGGGACATCGCAACGGCATGGTTTATGGGGAAATGTGGATTCCAGTTGTAAGGAAATAA
- a CDS encoding helix-turn-helix transcriptional regulator, translating into MKKVERINVIMRYINNRAHFTISEIMQEFNISRSTAIRDIREIEALGMPLDAEVGRDGGYFVMRNSVLPEVRFTGNEVKALFIAFMATRNQQLPYLKSRQSLAEKLLGLISENQQDDLFHLNQILLFEGTNPNNPDLLDLSDLPHPMLEQLIQILLMDSYLLITIEEKKEIKSIPIYLLHLYREKSLWLIEGFDLQEEKKQIYPVDDLTNVIPYPSKKRLSKKKIQEKLSKQEEVINLILELGPEAIAQFKKYHPIHVSISYTNPYQTTAILRTCINVDKPKEVAEITNWLLFLGGDIRVREVPEEILEGLQERIRLYCP; encoded by the coding sequence ATGAAAAAAGTTGAACGGATTAACGTCATTATGCGGTATATCAACAATCGTGCCCATTTTACCATTTCGGAAATTATGCAGGAGTTCAACATCTCCCGTTCTACAGCTATTAGGGATATCCGGGAAATTGAGGCCTTGGGGATGCCGCTTGACGCTGAAGTTGGAAGGGATGGCGGATATTTTGTCATGCGCAACTCTGTTCTTCCCGAAGTCCGCTTTACCGGCAATGAGGTCAAAGCCCTTTTTATTGCGTTTATGGCGACAAGAAATCAGCAGCTCCCCTATTTGAAAAGCCGCCAGTCTTTAGCGGAAAAATTACTGGGCCTCATCTCCGAAAACCAGCAAGATGACCTTTTTCATTTGAATCAAATCCTGCTTTTTGAAGGGACCAATCCGAACAATCCCGACCTGCTTGATCTTTCAGACCTCCCCCATCCTATGTTAGAACAGCTGATCCAAATCCTTCTTATGGATAGCTATTTATTGATCACCATCGAAGAAAAGAAGGAGATCAAGTCTATTCCCATTTATCTCTTGCACCTTTATCGTGAAAAAAGCCTCTGGCTGATTGAAGGCTTTGACTTACAGGAAGAAAAGAAACAGATCTATCCTGTCGACGATCTCACCAATGTCATCCCCTACCCGTCGAAAAAAAGATTAAGCAAAAAAAAGATTCAAGAAAAGCTAAGCAAGCAGGAAGAAGTCATCAACCTTATCCTTGAGCTTGGTCCAGAGGCGATTGCCCAATTCAAAAAATACCATCCTATACATGTCTCAATTTCCTATACGAATCCTTACCAGACCACAGCGATTCTAAGGACTTGTATCAATGTTGATAAGCCCAAAGAAGTGGCCGAAATCACAAATTGGCTGCTGTTCCTGGGCGGGGATATCAGGGTTAGGGAAGTGCCGGAAGAAATCTTAGAAGGGTTACAAGAGAGAATACGCTTATACTGCCCTTAA
- a CDS encoding ANT(4')-I family aminoglycoside nucleotidyltransferase — protein MYGPREVTREEKINIANVLANQLLEKYGADVEAIGIYGSLARKTDGPFSDIEIKCVLNSLEDGFSYEWTSGDWKAEINLDNKENIVEEATTVEEDWPLTHGQFFTILPIHDPKGFFEELRQKAGSVDNPIFKEAVCKTLVEEMYEYIGKLRNIKIQGPETFLPALAIKIATGGAMILGLHHKRYYTTAAQVLPEALLFSDQPSGFDELCQLVMSGRLYDSQRILDACEHFWNGLMDWSKKHGYMINYSNSVPF, from the coding sequence ATGTATGGTCCAAGAGAAGTTACTAGAGAAGAAAAAATAAATATCGCCAATGTACTAGCAAATCAATTGTTGGAGAAATACGGTGCAGATGTTGAAGCTATAGGTATCTATGGTTCTTTAGCCAGAAAAACAGATGGTCCCTTTTCAGATATTGAAATTAAATGTGTATTAAATTCTCTAGAAGACGGTTTTAGTTATGAATGGACATCAGGTGACTGGAAAGCAGAAATAAATCTTGATAATAAGGAAAATATTGTGGAAGAAGCCACGACAGTAGAAGAAGATTGGCCCCTTACTCATGGACAATTCTTCACTATACTCCCCATTCATGATCCGAAGGGTTTCTTTGAAGAACTAAGACAAAAGGCAGGTTCCGTGGATAACCCCATTTTTAAAGAAGCGGTTTGTAAAACATTAGTTGAGGAAATGTACGAATACATTGGTAAATTGAGAAATATAAAAATCCAAGGACCCGAAACATTTTTACCTGCTTTGGCTATAAAAATAGCAACCGGGGGTGCGATGATTTTAGGTTTGCACCATAAACGATATTATACGACAGCAGCTCAAGTATTGCCTGAAGCTTTACTATTCTCGGATCAGCCGAGTGGGTTTGATGAACTTTGTCAACTTGTGATGTCGGGCCGCCTCTATGACTCTCAAAGGATACTTGATGCATGTGAACACTTTTGGAATGGTCTAATGGACTGGTCGAAAAAGCATGGTTATATGATTAATTATTCTAACTCTGTACCCTTCTGA
- the ppsA gene encoding phosphoenolpyruvate synthase, translating into MNALVLGFQEVEHSQLLLVGGKGLNLGKLSNIEGVQVPEGFCVTTAGYQQAIGNNETYHALLNRLTMLNVEDWDQIREISGKIRQLIMEAEIPPGVVTAVTHYLSRLGDELGFAVRSSATAEDLPHASFAGQQDTYLNIIGAEAILQHISKCWASLFTDRAVIYRMQNGIDHRQVYLSVIVQKMVFPQASGIVFTADPMTSNRKLLSIDASFGLGEALVSGLVTADYYKVREEEIVEKRIATKKLAIYGRQEGGTETRQLDSGQQTAQTLSDGQILQLARIGRQLEAHFGCPQDIEWCLADGTFYIVQSRPITTLYPIPEANDQDKHIYLSVGHQQMMTDPIKPLGLSFHLLLTPAPMRKAGGRLFVDITHSLASPDSRENLLKAMEQHDPLTKDAIMTIIEREDFVQSLPDDKKEQSPGKNNKGASSAGNQAQFENDPAIVSELIKRSQTSIEELQHNIRTKSGSDLFDFILEDIPQLKKIVFDPRSTVVFMTAMDASAWINENMKKWLGEINAADTLSQSVPNNITSEMGLALLDVADVIRPYPQVIDYLTHVKEDHFLDELLKLEGGPETRNAIQAYLDKYGMRCAGEIDITRTRWSEKPITLVPLILSNIKNLAPGASKQKFEQGRLEALNKEQEILDRLKQLPDGEQKAKETKRMIDLVRNFIGYREYPKYGIVSRYFVYKQAIMKEAEQLVQAGVIYEKEDIYYLTFDELHEAVRTHKLDYQIISKRKEEYKVYDKLTPPRVITSDGEIIAGKYKRENLPSEAIAGLPVSSGIIEGRARVILNMEDADLEDGDILVTSFTDPSWTPLFVSVKGLVTEVGGLMTHGAVIAREYGLPAVVGVVNATGLIKDGQRIRVNGTEGYIEIL; encoded by the coding sequence ATGAATGCTTTGGTTCTCGGTTTTCAGGAAGTGGAACATTCGCAGCTATTGCTTGTTGGCGGAAAAGGGCTGAATTTGGGGAAGTTATCAAATATTGAAGGAGTACAAGTACCCGAAGGATTTTGTGTTACGACAGCGGGATATCAACAAGCCATCGGGAACAACGAAACGTACCATGCTTTGTTGAACCGGCTAACCATGTTAAACGTAGAAGATTGGGATCAAATTCGTGAAATCAGCGGAAAGATTCGCCAGCTCATTATGGAAGCCGAAATTCCTCCCGGGGTTGTCACAGCAGTCACTCACTATCTCTCCCGGCTTGGTGATGAACTTGGTTTTGCAGTGCGTTCTAGTGCGACTGCTGAAGATTTACCGCATGCCTCTTTTGCAGGCCAACAAGACACCTATTTGAACATCATCGGCGCCGAGGCAATCCTGCAGCATATCAGCAAATGTTGGGCTTCCCTGTTTACAGACCGCGCGGTAATCTACCGTATGCAAAATGGAATTGACCACAGACAAGTATATTTATCCGTTATCGTCCAAAAAATGGTTTTCCCTCAGGCCTCAGGGATTGTATTTACCGCTGATCCGATGACTTCGAACCGGAAGCTGCTGTCGATCGATGCCAGTTTTGGGCTTGGAGAAGCACTGGTTTCCGGCCTGGTAACTGCCGATTATTATAAGGTACGGGAAGAGGAAATCGTCGAGAAGAGGATTGCAACCAAAAAACTGGCTATCTATGGACGACAAGAAGGCGGAACAGAGACCCGGCAGCTCGATTCCGGCCAGCAAACGGCTCAAACCCTTAGCGATGGGCAAATTTTACAGCTGGCACGTATTGGAAGACAACTTGAAGCTCATTTTGGCTGCCCGCAAGACATCGAATGGTGTTTAGCTGATGGTACTTTTTATATTGTCCAGAGCCGGCCGATCACTACCTTATATCCGATCCCCGAAGCGAATGATCAGGACAAACACATCTATCTATCTGTTGGCCATCAACAAATGATGACAGATCCCATAAAGCCTTTGGGATTGTCTTTTCACCTTTTATTGACTCCAGCGCCGATGCGTAAAGCCGGCGGGAGGTTGTTTGTTGATATTACACATAGTCTGGCTTCACCTGACAGCAGAGAAAATTTATTAAAAGCCATGGAACAACACGATCCGCTCACAAAAGATGCAATTATGACCATAATCGAGCGGGAGGATTTTGTACAATCGTTACCAGATGATAAAAAAGAACAGAGTCCTGGTAAAAACAATAAAGGTGCGTCGTCTGCAGGAAATCAAGCACAATTCGAAAACGATCCGGCCATCGTTTCAGAGCTGATCAAGCGTAGTCAAACTTCGATAGAAGAGCTGCAGCACAACATCCGGACAAAATCAGGATCGGATTTGTTTGATTTTATCCTGGAGGATATCCCGCAATTAAAGAAGATCGTATTTGACCCGCGAAGTACGGTAGTGTTTATGACTGCTATGGATGCTTCAGCATGGATCAATGAAAACATGAAGAAATGGTTAGGGGAAATCAACGCAGCCGATACGCTTTCTCAATCGGTACCAAACAATATTACTTCGGAAATGGGCTTGGCACTATTGGATGTCGCAGATGTGATTCGTCCTTATCCGCAAGTCATTGATTATTTAACACATGTAAAAGAGGATCATTTTTTGGATGAACTGCTTAAGTTGGAGGGAGGACCGGAGACCCGGAACGCTATCCAAGCTTATCTCGATAAATACGGAATGCGCTGCGCTGGGGAGATCGATATTACCAGGACGCGTTGGAGCGAGAAACCAATTACCCTTGTCCCGTTGATTCTCAGCAATATCAAAAACTTGGCGCCTGGGGCCAGTAAGCAGAAATTTGAGCAGGGCAGACTGGAAGCTTTGAATAAAGAACAAGAGATATTGGACCGATTAAAGCAATTACCGGATGGCGAACAAAAAGCCAAAGAAACCAAGCGAATGATCGACCTCGTCCGGAATTTCATCGGTTATCGTGAATATCCCAAATACGGCATCGTCAGCCGCTACTTTGTTTATAAGCAGGCTATAATGAAAGAAGCCGAGCAACTCGTACAAGCAGGCGTTATTTATGAAAAAGAAGATATCTACTATCTCACTTTTGATGAACTTCACGAAGCCGTACGCACACACAAACTGGATTACCAGATCATCAGCAAACGAAAAGAAGAGTATAAAGTATATGACAAACTAACCCCGCCTCGCGTGATCACATCTGATGGTGAAATCATAGCTGGTAAGTATAAACGGGAAAACCTGCCGTCCGAAGCTATTGCAGGTCTGCCTGTTTCTTCCGGAATTATAGAGGGACGGGCGCGTGTCATCTTAAATATGGAAGATGCTGATCTGGAAGACGGGGATATATTGGTCACCTCTTTTACTGACCCAAGCTGGACGCCATTATTTGTATCCGTAAAAGGCCTGGTTACCGAGGTCGGTGGACTGATGACCCATGGAGCCGTTATCGCACGTGAATATGGCTTGCCGGCAGTTGTCGGAGTGGTAAACGCTACCGGACTGATCAAAGACGGGCAACGAATTCGCGTGAATGGAACAGAAGGGTACATTGAAATATTGTAA